The Spirosoma radiotolerans genome has a window encoding:
- a CDS encoding helix-turn-helix domain-containing protein: MKHFKTISEFHTFRNLPKPLHPLISLIHVDHVKQLHHDEPTSLVFDFYSIALKRVSNIKMKYGQQSFDFNEGILSFMAPGQVISLDLVNTDDEVNQSGWVLNIHPDFLWNTPLAKTIRHYDFWSYTLHEALFLSAKEEAMLNNISETIEQEYHATIDRFSKQIIISQLETLLNYSDRFYHRQFITREKANHQVLERLEELLDAYFDNDSWDKGGLPTVQHIAGQLNLSPKYLSNLLRTLTGQNTQQHIHEKLIEKAKEKLSTTDLSVGEIAYALGFEHLPSFSKLFKTKTNQSPLAFRASFN, encoded by the coding sequence ATGAAGCATTTTAAAACGATCAGCGAGTTTCATACTTTCAGAAATCTGCCTAAACCGCTGCATCCGCTGATCAGTCTCATCCATGTTGATCATGTGAAGCAATTACATCACGACGAACCGACGAGTCTGGTGTTTGATTTCTATAGCATTGCTCTAAAACGAGTATCTAATATAAAGATGAAATACGGGCAGCAATCCTTTGATTTTAATGAAGGTATTCTGTCGTTTATGGCGCCTGGACAGGTTATCAGCCTTGACCTTGTGAATACCGATGATGAAGTCAACCAATCAGGATGGGTGTTAAACATCCATCCTGATTTCCTGTGGAATACGCCCCTGGCTAAAACCATCAGGCATTACGATTTCTGGAGTTACACCTTGCATGAAGCCTTGTTTCTGTCGGCAAAAGAAGAAGCCATGCTCAACAACATTAGTGAAACTATTGAGCAGGAATACCACGCTACCATTGACCGCTTCAGCAAGCAGATCATTATCTCACAACTGGAAACGTTGCTCAATTATTCCGATCGGTTTTATCATCGCCAATTCATTACCAGAGAAAAGGCGAATCATCAGGTGTTGGAACGTTTGGAAGAATTGCTTGATGCTTATTTCGATAATGACTCCTGGGATAAAGGGGGGCTGCCAACGGTTCAGCATATTGCCGGCCAATTGAATCTTTCGCCGAAGTACTTAAGTAATCTGCTACGTACGCTGACCGGTCAAAACACCCAGCAACACATCCATGAAAAACTGATTGAAAAGGCCAAAGAAAAACTTTCAACCACGGACTTATCGGTTGGTGAAATTGCCTACGCATTAGGCTTCGAGCACTTGCCATCGTTCAGTAAATTGTTCAAGACAAAAACGAATCAATCGCCTTTGGCATTCAGAGCTTCGTTTAATTGA
- a CDS encoding N-acyl-D-amino-acid deacylase family protein, whose translation MHYRFLLLFVWFFVSGLIYAQPYDLIIKNGRVVDGTGNPWIYADVAVQNGRIVRLGTFAPTDAKRTIDATGLIVAPGFIDVHTHVEGSLEAQPGAPNFIFDGVTTMITGNCGGSSTNLRTYFDTLRMQGISVNLGSLIGHNTVRMNVMKMAFREPTAREQTEMESRVEQAMKDGAVGLSTGLIYTPGTYARTPEVVNLAKMVSRYGGVYASHIRNEGQNVKQAVEEAILISREAKIPVEISHFKVASKPLWGKSTETVELVEAARREGLDVTVDQYPYTASSTSLESIVPSWALADGDSAVLARFRNPVSRAKIRAEMLDGLAKNLRKNYEYAVVASYKPDSSFNGMSISAINQKLGRKNSAATEADLIMELMERANLKRIQMVYHTMSETDVETIMRYPNTMIASDAGVAKLGSGMPHPRAYGTNARVLGRYVRERHVIPLEEAIRRMTSLPAQRFKLTDRGLLRPGYAADIVLFDEKTVSDKATYDQPHAYTTGISWVLVNGTPVVENNRHTGQRPGQLLMGPGYVK comes from the coding sequence ATGCATTATCGTTTCCTGCTTCTTTTCGTATGGTTTTTCGTCTCCGGTCTAATATATGCTCAGCCGTATGATCTTATTATCAAAAATGGTCGTGTCGTCGACGGGACGGGTAACCCCTGGATATACGCCGATGTAGCGGTTCAGAATGGCCGAATTGTTCGACTAGGTACCTTCGCGCCAACCGATGCCAAACGGACCATTGATGCCACCGGGCTCATTGTTGCTCCTGGTTTTATTGATGTACACACCCATGTAGAAGGCAGTCTGGAAGCTCAGCCCGGCGCTCCCAATTTCATATTCGACGGTGTAACCACGATGATCACGGGCAATTGCGGGGGCTCAAGCACGAATCTCCGTACGTATTTCGACACCCTTCGAATGCAGGGTATTTCGGTGAATTTGGGGTCGCTGATCGGGCATAATACCGTGCGGATGAACGTGATGAAAATGGCGTTTCGTGAGCCAACCGCCCGCGAGCAAACCGAGATGGAAAGCCGGGTGGAGCAGGCAATGAAAGATGGGGCCGTAGGCTTGTCAACGGGGCTAATTTACACCCCAGGCACCTATGCCCGAACACCCGAAGTGGTCAATCTGGCCAAAATGGTCTCGCGCTATGGCGGAGTTTACGCGTCGCATATCCGCAACGAGGGACAGAACGTCAAACAGGCGGTTGAAGAAGCGATTCTGATTAGTCGGGAAGCTAAGATTCCCGTCGAGATATCGCATTTTAAAGTCGCTAGTAAACCGCTCTGGGGGAAAAGCACCGAGACCGTTGAACTTGTAGAAGCGGCTCGTCGCGAGGGGCTCGATGTGACCGTTGACCAGTATCCTTATACGGCCTCCAGCACGTCGCTGGAGAGTATTGTTCCTTCCTGGGCGCTGGCCGACGGCGATTCTGCGGTGCTAGCCCGGTTTAGGAATCCTGTTTCCCGTGCTAAAATCAGGGCTGAGATGCTGGATGGTCTGGCGAAAAACCTGCGTAAGAACTATGAATATGCCGTGGTTGCCAGCTATAAACCCGATTCCAGTTTCAACGGAATGAGCATTAGCGCCATCAATCAGAAGTTGGGCCGGAAGAATTCCGCAGCCACGGAAGCCGATCTCATTATGGAGTTGATGGAGCGCGCCAACCTGAAACGAATACAGATGGTATACCACACCATGTCGGAGACGGATGTCGAAACCATTATGCGCTACCCAAATACTATGATCGCGTCGGACGCCGGAGTGGCTAAACTGGGGTCGGGCATGCCGCACCCTCGTGCCTATGGCACCAATGCCCGTGTATTAGGCCGTTATGTACGCGAGCGGCATGTTATTCCCCTGGAAGAAGCCATTCGGCGTATGACTTCCTTACCCGCGCAGCGATTTAAGCTCACAGATCGGGGGCTACTCCGGCCAGGTTATGCCGCCGATATCGTCCTGTTTGATGAAAAAACAGTTTCCGATAAAGCGACCTACGACCAGCCTCATGCTTACACCACGGGTATTTCCTGGGTATTAGTGAACGGCACGCCCGTTGTTGAAAATAACCGGCATACCGGCCAGCGCCCGGGCCAGCTACTCATGGGACCGGGTTATGTGAAGTGA
- a CDS encoding M1 family metallopeptidase produces MNQILSLLLLGMSLSSVAQPAKPIFPTPLSPRLANYQIDVTLDPVSKKINGRETLTWRNPSNDVIRELQFHLYLNAFRNERSTFMRESGGQLRGAVIDRNAKENPYGSIDIVSMSRRSGQSAGNAPGTSEPLAYQFIQPDDQAAGTQNKDDHTVIRVPLSKPVGPGETVVLDIAFQAKLPKIFARTGFSRDFFLVGQWFPKIGVYEPAGTRYAKVGQWNCHQFHANSEFYADYGVYDVNITTPKAYWVSATGLYQSEKLHSNGTKTILYHAEDVVDFAWTASPHFKVIEDKWKRPDGGFVSLELVMQPEHAHQAQRHLDAIKAALAYFDKHLGKYPFPNLTIVDPPFHAQGSFGMEYPTFITAGSAWFLPAGARFPEEVTIHEFGHQYFMQLLATNEFEEAWLDEGFNQYYEGRIMDATYGARSSQIDLLGFGMGDLESSRDSYVHQDNPAIGSSFGNTWQLPEGQYGVLTYSKTATWLRTLEGLAGRPVMDEIMQTYFNRWKFKHPDGQNFIDIVNELVPKRLGTKYGPDMNWFFDQVLYGDKVIDYELISLKNRTQAGRKQSVITVQRNGDGTMPVDVLVHFDNGRELLLFWDGKGRQRQFTVTENAKAVWANVDPKQRIYMDTNLNNNSLTLTPSSAPAAKFATKFLFWIENWMQWLAWLA; encoded by the coding sequence ATGAATCAAATTTTGTCCCTGCTCCTGCTGGGTATGTCGTTGAGCAGCGTTGCGCAGCCAGCCAAGCCTATTTTCCCAACGCCCCTAAGCCCACGTCTGGCCAACTACCAGATTGACGTGACGCTGGACCCCGTTTCCAAGAAAATTAACGGCCGCGAAACGCTGACCTGGCGTAACCCTTCCAACGATGTTATCCGGGAGTTGCAGTTTCACCTCTACCTGAACGCGTTTCGCAATGAGAGATCAACCTTCATGCGGGAGTCGGGCGGGCAGTTGCGGGGTGCTGTGATTGACCGAAATGCGAAAGAAAATCCGTATGGCTCCATCGATATTGTTTCGATGAGCAGGCGCAGTGGCCAGTCGGCGGGGAACGCGCCGGGCACATCGGAGCCGCTGGCTTACCAGTTTATTCAGCCCGACGACCAGGCAGCCGGGACCCAAAACAAAGACGATCATACGGTTATTCGGGTACCATTGAGCAAGCCCGTTGGACCGGGCGAGACCGTAGTTCTTGACATTGCCTTTCAAGCTAAGCTCCCCAAAATATTCGCCCGCACCGGTTTTAGCCGGGATTTTTTCCTGGTAGGACAGTGGTTTCCTAAAATTGGGGTTTACGAACCCGCCGGAACCCGGTATGCGAAAGTAGGCCAGTGGAACTGCCACCAGTTTCACGCTAATTCTGAGTTCTATGCCGATTACGGCGTTTACGATGTGAACATCACCACACCCAAAGCGTATTGGGTAAGTGCCACGGGCTTGTATCAGTCCGAGAAACTGCATAGCAACGGGACCAAAACGATTCTGTACCATGCCGAAGATGTCGTTGATTTTGCCTGGACAGCCTCGCCCCATTTCAAGGTTATTGAAGACAAGTGGAAACGCCCCGATGGTGGTTTTGTCAGTCTGGAACTGGTGATGCAGCCGGAACACGCCCACCAGGCGCAGCGACATCTTGATGCGATTAAAGCGGCATTAGCCTATTTTGACAAACACCTGGGCAAATACCCGTTCCCGAATCTGACCATCGTTGACCCGCCATTCCATGCGCAGGGTTCCTTCGGCATGGAGTATCCCACGTTTATTACCGCCGGAAGCGCCTGGTTCCTGCCGGCCGGCGCACGGTTTCCGGAGGAGGTGACCATTCATGAATTTGGGCATCAGTACTTTATGCAGTTACTGGCAACCAACGAGTTTGAAGAAGCCTGGCTCGACGAGGGTTTCAACCAATATTATGAAGGGCGGATTATGGACGCTACTTATGGCGCTCGCTCCTCGCAGATCGACTTGTTGGGTTTTGGAATGGGCGACCTGGAAAGCTCGCGGGATAGCTATGTGCATCAGGATAACCCGGCCATTGGATCGTCATTTGGCAATACCTGGCAATTGCCTGAAGGGCAATATGGCGTGCTGACCTACTCCAAAACGGCCACCTGGCTACGGACGCTCGAAGGCCTGGCCGGTCGGCCGGTGATGGACGAAATCATGCAGACGTATTTTAACCGGTGGAAATTTAAACACCCCGACGGCCAGAACTTCATCGACATCGTGAATGAACTTGTGCCTAAGCGCCTGGGCACTAAATATGGCCCTGATATGAACTGGTTTTTCGATCAGGTCTTATATGGCGACAAGGTGATTGATTACGAACTTATTTCGTTAAAAAACAGAACCCAGGCTGGCCGGAAACAGAGTGTCATCACGGTCCAACGCAACGGCGACGGAACAATGCCCGTTGATGTGCTGGTGCATTTTGACAATGGGCGTGAGCTACTGTTGTTCTGGGACGGCAAGGGCCGTCAACGCCAGTTTACTGTAACTGAAAATGCTAAAGCAGTGTGGGCCAATGTCGATCCGAAACAGAGGATTTACATGGATACCAACCTGAATAACAATAGTTTAACTTTAACGCCATCTTCAGCCCCAGCGGCTAAATTTGCCACTAAATTTTTGTTCTGGATCGAAAACTGGATGCAATGGCTGGCCTGGCTGGCGTAG
- a CDS encoding NADH-quinone oxidoreductase subunit C has product MTFAEITNLLSLHFGPDTVVDNTQNLQPYLTVPTGQLVDICQFLRDDERLFFDLLACITAIDNGAQANTMEVIYNLTSIPYEHNLMLKVVVPRTTSGAKLPVVPSVAHVWRTADWHEREAFDLVGIQFEGHPDLRRILLPTDWIGHPLRTDYQEEEQYHGIKTK; this is encoded by the coding sequence ATGACCTTCGCTGAAATAACTAACCTCCTTTCGCTACACTTCGGGCCTGATACCGTAGTAGACAACACCCAGAATCTGCAGCCTTATCTGACGGTCCCAACTGGTCAACTAGTCGATATTTGCCAGTTCTTGCGTGATGACGAACGACTCTTTTTCGACCTGCTGGCTTGTATTACAGCCATCGATAATGGGGCGCAGGCCAACACCATGGAAGTTATTTATAACCTTACGTCCATTCCTTACGAGCACAACCTGATGCTCAAGGTAGTGGTGCCACGCACAACGAGTGGTGCAAAACTACCCGTTGTGCCCAGTGTAGCCCATGTCTGGCGAACCGCCGACTGGCACGAGCGGGAAGCGTTCGACCTGGTTGGTATTCAGTTTGAAGGCCATCCCGATCTACGCCGGATTTTGCTACCCACCGATTGGATTGGCCATCCACTTCGCACCGATTATCAGGAAGAAGAGCAATACCATGGAATAAAAACAAAATAA